A stretch of DNA from Microcoleus sp. FACHB-831:
CAACCGGCGCTTGAGGAGCGCCTGGAAACGATTTTGCACGGTCGGTATGTCTCCCAAAGAGAGTGGTTGAGGGCAGGTCGCCGCTTCACCTGTACGGTCGGGGGCAAAGTCCAAGTCTTCAAAATCCAATACGTCTAACTCATCCATTTCCAGATCCGCGGCTGTAAACTCGCCTTCGCTATAGTGTGCTGGTGGTTGACCAGAATCGTGTTGCAACCAGGCCAATAAGCTGCGGTAGATGGCGTCTGAATTGTTATCTACGTCACTATTCATCTTTGGATGCACCTTGTCCGGATACTGAACGATTGCGAATATCCCAGGCAAGTTCTAGCAGCTTAAACCATCGCTTTTCAACTTGAGTTACAGTGCAACCCAGGGTAGTAGCGATCGCTGCATTCGCTAGTCCTTGTTGTTTTAATCGTATTAATTCCGCCTGCTGGGAGCCAATTTTTTTAATAAACTCCTGCCAATCTTGGGGGGTAAGACCCAAATTCTTTTCCAAATCAGCTTCCAACCACTGATGCACGAGTTCCCATTTATGAGAAAGGGCAAACCGGATCAAATGGTATTTGAATCGCTGCTGTAAGTAGTCGCGATCGCGCGGACTCAGCCGCAAAATTGTCTCAATTTCACTAGCTGATAAATCTTTTAGCCGCAAAACAAAATAGTCTGCACAATCTTTTTGTTGGCGATCCTCCAGATATTGAATTAATTCCTTAACCACTGTCTGGCGAAGACTTGATTCGGCAGGTTCAGGCTCAAGGGCTACCATCGCAGATCTTACCTGCTGCACGGCGGCATCATTCCAAGCCGAGTCTGACTCAGACATCGCCCCCTCTGCTGCCTGCTCCATATCAACTGAAAGTTCCGGGGGTTGTTGCTGCGAAAAAGTTTGCGCCCGCAGAACAATCAATTGCTGGCTGCGGCGGCTTGGCAAGGGAATGCGTCGCTTGCCGTATCGTTCGGTAAACGCCATATACTCCGCCAGATCCAACAGGGTCTGCGG
This window harbors:
- the hetZ gene encoding heterocyst differentiation protein HetZ, whose product is MREICPGGDDIFEFLFSELRRSTKGDEQNCRDVAARIANEVLRICKESKRIQDSGEVESWATTLARHRLNQCLRYYQLGRRRGGVELHSTLSAIVYRYITPPSTPLNYQARLTLIEDFLQGFYAEALNAFRRESQVGASYRPQTLLDLAEYMAFTERYGKRRIPLPSRRSQQLIVLRAQTFSQQQPPELSVDMEQAAEGAMSESDSAWNDAAVQQVRSAMVALEPEPAESSLRQTVVKELIQYLEDRQQKDCADYFVLRLKDLSASEIETILRLSPRDRDYLQQRFKYHLIRFALSHKWELVHQWLEADLEKNLGLTPQDWQEFIKKIGSQQAELIRLKQQGLANAAIATTLGCTVTQVEKRWFKLLELAWDIRNRSVSGQGASKDE